Proteins encoded by one window of Haematobia irritans isolate KBUSLIRL chromosome 2, ASM5000362v1, whole genome shotgun sequence:
- the LOC142224939 gene encoding uncharacterized protein LOC142224939 produces the protein MDVIELPRWIQYMPTDEIQIHEFCDASKGPYCACVYLRLQTSTSTVFSNLFMAKSKVAPLKPVSLPKLELNGALLLSHLVKYVSQIFGNQIASITLWSDASIVLGWLSKPPYCWETYVANRTAQIHELVPNAKWRYFATPHNLADIGTRGSSPRDLAANFLWWNGSS, from the coding sequence ATGGATGTAATAGAGTTACCTCGGTGGATTCAGTATATGCCCACAGATGAAATCCAAATACATGAATTTTGCGATGCCTCTAAAGGACCTTACTGTGCTTGTGTGTACCTCAGATTGCAAACCTCCACTTCAAcagttttctcgaatttgtttaTGGCGAAAAGTAAAGTAGCTCCACTCAAACCAGTATCTTTGCCCAAATTAGAACTAAATGGTGCGCTTTTATTGTCCCATTTAGTAAAATACGTTTCACAAATATTCGGAAATCAAATTGCGTCAATAACTCTATGGTCCGATGCATCAATTGTTCTCGGATGGCTATCGAAACCTCCGTACTGTTGGGAGACCTATGTAGCCAACCGAACAGCCCAGATACACGAACTTGTACCAAATGCCAAATGGAGATATTTTGCTACGCCTCATAATCTTGCCGATATTGGCACCCGAGGATCTAGTCCCCGAGATCTAGCAGCAAATTTCCTTTGGTGGAATGGCTCTTCGTGA